One Deinococcota bacterium genomic window, CGCTCAGCGTGCTCACCGAGCCGCGCCGCTTCGGCGGCGACCTCTCGCACCTCACGCAGGTGGCGGCAGCCGTGTCCCTGCCCATCTTGCGCAAGGACTTCACCGTCCACCCCGCGCAGCTTTTCGAAGCGGCTCGAGCCGGGGCTGGTGCGCTCCTCTTCATCGTCGCGGTCTTGGGCGCGCGCACCGGGGCTTATCTGGAGCTCGCCCGCGCTAGCGGCCTGGACGCCCTCGTCGAGGTCCACGACGAGGCGGAGCTGGAGCTGGCGCTGCAGGCGGGCGCGGACCTCATCGGCGTCAACAACCGCGACTTACGGAGCCTGGCGATCGACCTTCACAACGCCCCCCGGCTCATGCGCCGCGCCCGCGAGGAGGGCTTTTCCGGCCTCCTCGTCGCCGAGTCGGGTTACACTCAGGCCGCCGAGCTGAAGGCGCTCGACGGCCTGGCCGACGCGGTCCTCGTCGGCAGCTCCCTGGCGGGCAGCGGTAACCTCGAGGAGAGCACGCGGCGCTTGCTGGAAGGCTTGTCTTGACCAGAAGGCAGAATAGGATTTTCTCCTGGCTCCTGTATTCTGGCTCCTGGCTTCTATCTTCCGACTCCTGACCTTTAGACTCGAGCCATGACTTCTGAAATTACTCTACGAGACAAGCTCGCCGTCGTTACCGGCGCCAGCAGCGGCATCGGCCGGGCGGTGGCGCTGGCCTTGGCCGGACGCGGGGCGCGGCTCGCCCTCCTGGGCCGCGACGAGGCGCG contains:
- a CDS encoding indole-3-glycerol phosphate synthase TrpC, which encodes LSVLTEPRRFGGDLSHLTQVAAAVSLPILRKDFTVHPAQLFEAARAGAGALLFIVAVLGARTGAYLELARASGLDALVEVHDEAELELALQAGADLIGVNNRDLRSLAIDLHNAPRLMRRAREEGFSGLLVAESGYTQAAELKALDGLADAVLVGSSLAGSGNLEESTRRLLEGLS